From a single Calothrix sp. NIES-2098 genomic region:
- a CDS encoding two component transcriptional regulator, winged helix family protein: MKILLAEDDPKQLMPLQTVLSQAGHNVDGVKDGETAQWLLFQKEYDLLILDWMLPLVNGVSLCQQYRAAGKTAPILMITAKDTTPDKVIGLDAGADDYLVKPIDIIEFMARVRALRRRSPLWQGDTLCLADLKLHLDSLTLERQGAIVSLSSQEFQLLEYFMRHPKQVLTRNQIEQAVWEWGSEPESNAITVLVRKLRHRLQTLAAADWIETVYGMGYRLNPSEASEDLIYLGS; this comes from the coding sequence ATGAAAATCTTATTGGCGGAGGACGATCCTAAGCAATTAATGCCACTGCAAACAGTTCTTTCACAGGCTGGACACAATGTTGATGGTGTCAAGGATGGTGAAACTGCTCAATGGCTGTTGTTCCAAAAAGAATATGACCTGCTAATTTTAGATTGGATGTTACCCCTGGTGAATGGGGTGAGTTTGTGTCAACAATATCGGGCGGCGGGAAAAACAGCACCCATATTAATGATTACAGCAAAAGACACCACACCCGATAAAGTCATAGGATTAGATGCGGGAGCAGATGACTACTTAGTTAAACCCATTGATATTATAGAGTTCATGGCACGAGTGCGGGCATTGCGGAGGCGATCGCCTCTGTGGCAAGGAGACACTCTCTGCTTGGCAGACTTGAAACTTCATCTCGATTCGCTGACTTTAGAGCGACAAGGAGCGATTGTATCTCTGTCTAGCCAGGAATTTCAGTTACTAGAGTATTTTATGCGTCATCCCAAGCAAGTACTGACTCGCAACCAAATTGAGCAAGCTGTATGGGAGTGGGGTAGCGAGCCAGAAAGCAATGCTATCACTGTTTTAGTTCGGAAACTGCGCCACAGGTTGCAAACATTAGCAGCAGCCGATTGGATTGAAACTGTCTATGGTATGGGCTATCGC